The sequence CAAATAATCTTTGTATGCAACATTGGAATTGTTAAGCATTTGAGTGGATGGGCACTAAAGTGGGATGAGAATAAGACTGAAGacaaacattgcattacattgcattttagCTTCGCCTCCCTATTGTTGACCAAGGAACAATTTTCTTGACCACACACCTCAACCAACAAACatcagttggaaaaaaaaaaatcccatgtCAGTGGTTAGGTCAGGACCCGAGTCTATTGGAAGCAGTTGAAGTAAGTTACCTCTAACCTCTTGTTTGCCCTCTTGCATCCAGTGTACAGTGAAGAGCGCtcaccctgctcctgctctcGCCCTGAGGGGGGGGCACTCCTGATGTCAGCTCTCCTGTGTTCCTTATTTCTCCCCTTCACCCCGCCACCTCTGTCCTTCCCTTCTTTCTGGTGGTCTGTAAGTGGCTCTGTCCGTCTGTGGACCCTATTGAAATCCTCTCCGCTCGGCCGATACTTCAGCCTTTTCAGCTCCCACTCTTCTCTGTCCAAGtttcactctgcctcactgcctTTGTACTCCTGCACCCCCCAcatccctcttctcctctcacCCTCCTTCTCGCATTTCCTCCAACagcgcccccccctccccaacacacacacacacacacacacacacacacacacacacacacagatagccCTGTCACTGTGCCTCTctgagggggtggaggagctCCAAACAAGACTCAGCTGAGCTTTCACCCACTGAAAAACAGGCTCCTGTGGAACCGTGTGGCGCTAAAGGCTCTTAACTCCAGGGGTGCTGGATCATCAGCATGCACTTCCTGTGAAAGAGCTACCTGTGAATCCAGCAATGCAACTGACCTCAAGCATCTCATACAAGTGGCATTCACTGTATTTGCAACACTGAGAACATGTTCAGAATCAGTCACTCAAATTCTGAAAATACGTGTTGAAAACTGCCAAGTGCCAAACAACTGGGGCACAGCCACACTCGCATATGGCTCAAATTCCAGAGATGGTAGCCCAGTATCGACGGAGGTAAAGCTGCAATCTTCACATCGAACCACGCCAGGCACGGGTTGGCCATTAGAGGGGCTCAGAGGGGAGAGCCTCTGGTTCACCGAGAGTTAAACCCGAGTGCCTGGCCTCTTCCCCCGCGCCGGCAGCAGAGCGCTCACGCCCGCAGCGCAGCCGTGAGAGACACGCGGGTGATCACAGCTCCATGTGAAAGGGGGCCCGTGTGCTGAGCTCTGTTCCACAGGGTATTATTTCCCTGTGACACCGACCCGATGAAATCACTCTGTAAGTAAACACCGTCTCCCCGGCAACAGGGCAGAAAAAGCCCTCCTCCTTTTTCCAATACTCCGATGCTCAcaatgagagagcagaggagacacAGAGCCGCCCAGGCAAGACTTGGAACAGCAATAATAGATGAGGCAGGCTACTGAAATAAAGTGGGCCTTTCTGAGGTGGACATCTACACCAGTCTGGTCCAAGTTAACTCTTCCACATATTGAGTCCTGACACTGGGTACTCCGACAGCATGTGACATCACCCTCCCCAACCAAAAAGAATGCCTGTCCAGACAGACACGgacaatggaaaacaaagtgtgGAGACATAAACCACCCTTGGGGACATGAATCCATTTTAATAAACTGGGCAGCACTTCGTATACAGAAAGCAGATTTTCAAATGTCTAAACTGGGCAGCAAGGGTAGGTGAATGTGCTCCCTGTTACACACAAATATTCACTTACACCCGTGAGATAATGCACCTCAAGATGTGTGTTCTCTCCCACGTGAGAGCGAAGGGTGAAGGGGGGGGTACTAATGTCCAAGTGCTTTGACTTGCTCAATGCAAGATTTGATAAACTGAACAAAAGTCTATTTACAGGTGAAACCATGTGATGCATGCCTCAGCTTAAAAAACTGTACAGTGTAGAGCTTTGCAGAGCAATGCTTTAAATGGTTCCTCTATTCTCTCCGTCTTAAATTAGACTACTCTGTAGTGGGGTTTTCAAGCCACCAAAATTCTGAGAATGGCAGGACACAAAACAGGACATTGTTTTATCCGTACTCTCATACTTTCCTCTCCAGtgcataaatattaaaacagatgTCATCTCCAGGCTTTCATCAGCCTggaagagtggaaaaaaatgatttcatcaaAGTACAATAATGGAATAGTGAAACACCACactttattgttattaaaatgcatttgaccTGCCTTCTGAGACCTTTTAAGCTCTAGAGAgcatgtggtgtagtggcacGAGTACTGTGCTCTGCCGGACCTGTGGGCTTTGAGATCGAATGCTAGATGGAACATTCCTGTTGGACTTCAATCTCTCCGATAAAATTCAGCTCTGCAAATCCATTACAGACTGCTCAGGGTGTATAATGGTCAAGCTTTGTTGCCCTGGGTTAGAGAAACTGtccaacaaataaataatgtaacatgaaaGGCTTAAAATGCTAACCATGGCCCATTCTATACTGTTCATTGACTAAGTACATGATGTGTTCCCTGCAGTTCCAAAGCAAGTCCACATGCACCTTGATATATTAAAAacagttcttaaaaaaaataagagttTTCTTCTCATATGAAAATGACTCTTTGGGTTcaggcaacaaaaaaaaaaatcctaaaaacaGCATAAACGCTCCTGATCTGGGTCAGGAGTCAGCGCTCTCTCGGGAGTCCAGGTCCTCGCTGCTGGGGCGGCTGTTCTTCTCTCCCAGACGTTTGAAGAAGGAGACGAAGGCCGAGCTGCCCTGCCTCTCCAGCCTGGCTGCTCTCACCGAGCCCTGACTGGAGCGTCTGTGGAACAGATCTCCCAGGCGGAAGGAGGGCGGGGGGTCACCCGCCCCGTTTGCCTCCTGGGGCGCGGGCCTGGCTGTGGGACCCCTGGAAGGGATTCTCTGTAGGGGGTAGTCAGGGAGCGAGGATGAGGTTCTTGTGTTCTGGTCCTGGGGCTCCACTGGGGGGGGTGGCAGACAGCTGTCCAAGGACTTCATCTTCCCAATGACTGCCAAGGGAGGGGGTGGCACTCTGGGCGGCGCTGGAGCAGGGCTTGCCTCGCGATCGCTCGGAGAGGCCatgaggggggcagggagggtgtGACGGCGGTTTGGGCCGGTGGGTGTGGTCTTGGGAGGTAGGCGGGGGCTGAGGATGGTCCTGGGCTGCCCCTCTCTGCCAGCCTGCTGCTTGAAGCCCTCCTCCGGGATGTCGAGCTTCCGGGCCGAAGTGGCAGCTCCGCTGGGCTGACCCGAGCCATCGGCAGGGGGGTCCCCAGGCAGCAGGCTGTCTCGACTGCTCTGGTAGCGGAGTACCCTGCGGGTCACCTCCCGAATCTTCTGTACCTCCTTCTCgttctccttcccttcctcttcctcctcctcttcctcaaccAAGGAGGCAGCGGTTTGTGCACTGGAGGGGAAGTTGCAGGTGCTCCTCCGCCAATCACGCCCTTTCGGGGTCCGTTTTTCATTGACGGTCAACACCCTCTCCTGGCCCGTGCTCCTCCTTCTGTCCTCCCTTTTGTGGGGTAGAGCCTCCCCTTGTTCACAGCTCCCGGTGAGGTCTTGAGCCGAATTCCAGCCGTTCATGTGTTTCTCCACGGCCCTGGAGTAGCGCCTCCGAACCACCTCCCTGCCAGCAGTCTCCTCCTCCCCAGAGGAGGTCCTCTCGATGGTGAGCTCCGTCAGGCTGCCGCCCATGGGCGCAGGCACCCCGGCCCTCCTGCGAGACCCACGGCTGGTCAGGAAGCCCTGCAAGACTGACTCCAGCGCCACGCCCTCCATGTCCTTGTCTCTGTCCAGGGTGGAGCAGGTGGCCACGGACCTCCGCTTAGCGGCATTCTgcagcctctccctctgcctcctcttcgCCTCCAGCATCTCACGCTCGCGGTTCTCCTGTAAAGACAGCAGAGCAGGTCAGAGATGGATGGGGGGCGTTGACTGAACCTCACCACAAGGGGAACGGGAGCAGGCGGGAGGGAGAAGGCCAGGGGTCTCACCTGGACGGCCCGCATGAACTTCTCGCAGAAGGAGTGGAAGATGGAGCAGCACTCCTCCAGCTTGAAGGCACCAGGGTCTTCACAGTAGAACTCTGCTACTGAGTGGCTGACTGAGTTGAGAGCCTGTAAAGAGACCTCTATTCCTGCCAGCCGTGACTCCGCTCTCTGTTGTGGATGACAAACCACATTAAAACTTCAGGGCCGCAAGTGCATCTATATGATATGATCTTCTACAAGTGCATCTTCCACAAACTTCTACAAGTGCATCTATATGATATGATCTTCTACAAGTGCATCTTCCACAAACTTCTACAAGTGCATCTATATGATATGATCTTCTACAAGTGCATCTTCCACAAACTTCCACAAGTGCATCTATATGATATGATCCCCTCAATCGCAGTGGCCAACTGATATTGCCACTTGTCTTATACAACCAAAACACCAATGATTCTTTCCTTGTGAGACAGGATATACATGTTTTCTCTGCTCTTGACATGTCAAGAGTTTTGTACAGTAGTTATGTGTGAATGCTTTCCACCCTCACCCTTAGGAAACTCTCCATCTGTGACTGCAGGTCCGGTTCTTTGGAAGCGTCTGCCTTTGCCTTTCTCACtttctccacctccctctgaAAGTCCATCTCCACTTCCACCTTTTGAATTctacaaggaaaacaaaatgcaactacattttttttacccatGTAACTTCAATTATAAACTCCACATATTTCGGTTCAGAAACAACAGGGACAGAAAAATGTTCGCATCCCTATCCATACCTCGCTGCGGCCCTGATGTGCTGAAGTTGATCAGGGAACTTCAGCAAGGCGGCGTCAATCTCCTGTGCTTGCTGAAGACAGAGAGTGGGAACACAATGATGTCAGAGCATGGCTTATTGGAGGATGAACACCAGAACACAGGAGTGTGTCTTACCATGGCCACGTAGTGCATTAGGTTCATGCCAGGCTTGTTTGCCTTGGTGTCCACCAGCTTCAGCAGGGAGGTCATCCTGAAGCCAATAGCACTGCCAGCATAGCCACCCTATGGGCACACAGACAACAATGACAGCAGCCATGAAAGACAGATGCAAATACTGCAAGCAATGCAATCAAATAGAATGCTACATAAATACTCtggctgta comes from Megalops cyprinoides isolate fMegCyp1 chromosome 3, fMegCyp1.pri, whole genome shotgun sequence and encodes:
- the fhdc3 gene encoding FH2 domain containing 3; the encoded protein is MPNGEGAPAPAPPPPPCLPPPPPPPPPPAPGGSLFSRSVQRRSRMRNFNWEAIPRQSVLGKRNVWTAQRPLEDFELDTKRIEELFSHSEQSHPPKDATSRKSVRGLPHTAQGTEVVAILNSKKSMNIGIFLKQFKRPMKDMVEDIRQGNLMKFGTGKLKELTKHLPEEGEVKKLLAFSGNLRHLCEADLFMVMLVKVPSYEARLHSLVLREEFFPLIEEIKQSIAVMATAAKELLNCDDLHSIIHLVLKAGNYMNAGGYAGSAIGFRMTSLLKLVDTKANKPGMNLMHYVAMQAQEIDAALLKFPDQLQHIRAAARIQKVEVEMDFQREVEKVRKAKADASKEPDLQSQMESFLRRAESRLAGIEVSLQALNSVSHSVAEFYCEDPGAFKLEECCSIFHSFCEKFMRAVQENREREMLEAKRRQRERLQNAAKRRSVATCSTLDRDKDMEGVALESVLQGFLTSRGSRRRAGVPAPMGGSLTELTIERTSSGEEETAGREVVRRRYSRAVEKHMNGWNSAQDLTGSCEQGEALPHKREDRRRSTGQERVLTVNEKRTPKGRDWRRSTCNFPSSAQTAASLVEEEEEEEEGKENEKEVQKIREVTRRVLRYQSSRDSLLPGDPPADGSGQPSGAATSARKLDIPEEGFKQQAGREGQPRTILSPRLPPKTTPTGPNRRHTLPAPLMASPSDREASPAPAPPRVPPPPLAVIGKMKSLDSCLPPPPVEPQDQNTRTSSSLPDYPLQRIPSRGPTARPAPQEANGAGDPPPSFRLGDLFHRRSSQGSVRAARLERQGSSAFVSFFKRLGEKNSRPSSEDLDSRESADS